The nucleotide window gatccatgaccctatcctaagtacatagcttcatcatgtAGATCGTGCGGCATTACAGCTCAAGACTCAACGGTAGTATGTAACGCTGCGCAAAGCAGGACCACCAACTGACGGACACAACAAATGCAACCAACACTTTCCCCCTGGCCCCCTTGATCTGCAAGGTATCAAAAGATATGCAAGAACCGAGAAGAGGACACGCACATGGACGTATGGGCTAGGCAAGAGAAACTGCGGTGACTAGCTGAGGGCCGAAGTGAACACATGACACACGCACGTACAGATTGGATCAATGCAGGAGAAAAGGGAGTTGGTCGATTGCTAAGAGGGGACATGCACGCAAGACAATCCGGGGAGCCCACAACACCCGATTTCTAGCAAGCAAAGTAAACTAAGAGATTATAAGACCACTTTAGCCGGACGGGGCCTTTTGGCTCCCGGGCTCATCTGAGCCCGGGAGTGAATAGTAAATTCACCAAAAATAgtaaaataattcaaaaaaatccaaaaaaaaatTATGGTCAAAGATGCTTGAGTGCGTGATGTCCGGTGCGGTTTTAAAAACCATGTTATCAGGATTTGAAACGTTGAGCGACACATCGAAAATCCTCCCAAGGCCCCAACAAAAGAATGAAAACAAAAGAGCCTTCAACATCACCAATATACAAGCACTCAAAAGGATGATGTGCTCGGACGTTTGACATGGCACGCAATTAGTTTGAAAGAAGATATATGTTAGGACGTGACAAGCTAGCGACGTGTGCTTCGCCGCCAATCAGTGAGGCTTCCCACACTGGCAAGGCACACGCAAGTCGCCGTCTGACAGAGGCGTGCGCATTCAACTTGTCACAAATCCTTTTCTCTCCCTTTActttcctttccttttttatCTACAACTGATCACCACAACAGAATCCTATATCTATACAAGCCGTTCACAAAATTCCCAGTGTATTTGGTACAAACAGATAAGCTGAAGCTCCTGAAATACCAGACAAAAAATGGAGTAAAAACCGAACACATACTAATACTCACAAAATGATACTATGTTCTGATACAGCTCTGGTTTGTAGGTGACAGGAGGTTTGGCCTCAGACTGCGTCCCACGCGCCTCCTTCGCGCTCCGGGGCACGGTACGAAGACCCTAGGTCGTCTCCCGATTGCCGCCTTAACATGCTAGCCCTCTGCATCAGACGCACAAGTTGCTGGACGACCTCGGAGATCGGTGGACGGAACTCCGGTTCCGGCTACAGAAGGGCAGACAGAAAATTTAGGATCCTACTCTACCTCTCTGAAGAGAATAATTCAGTTCATATATCAACATAGCCACTACTTTTCTACTTTGAGATTGACAGGGGTGAATGATCAGATTGCTACTGAATGCTGTTCATATTTTAGCTGCAAGCTGGACAGATGTTGATGGCCATATGCAGCATGAGAGAAAAGAAAATGATGTACCTGGACAGACAACGCGATTATGTCGGCGAAACGGGACAGAGATTTTGCAGGGTACATCCCTTCCATTGCTGGGTCAACCATCTTGGCAAGCGCATCGATGTCGTGAAGCTGCGGGGTTGCCCACCCGACAAGGGACTGCTCTGACCTCTCCCTGGATCTGCACAACACAATGGTTCAAATATCAACAAGAGAACAAAATGTAATTTTTGGTTCAAATTTACAGCAATAGCTTTTGCAGGTCAGAAATGGTACCTGTCTAGCGGCTTACGGCCCGTAAGTAGCTCTAACATCACTACTCCAAAACTGTACACGTCACTCTTTACGGTATGTGTTCCTGACATGGCAAATTCTGGGGCACTGTATCCAAGTGAGCCAAGCACCTCGGTTGAAACCTGGCAAAACATAACAAAATGATGCCTGATTTAGTCCAACTAACAATGAAAAAAAATATGAAACTGTTGAAAAAAACACCGTTGGCAGTATGTTGCTACTATGTTACTTACCTCTCTCTCAGGATTTGGTGAGAAGGCGGCAAGCCCAGAGTCAGACAGATGTGGGCTGCACTCTTCATCAAGCAGGATATTTGATGACTTGAGGTTTCTATGTACAACAGAGGGCAAGCACACCTCATGCAGGTACCTGAACAAAGGTTAGCAGTACACTGTTGTAAGTTCGCTTCACCAGAAAAGTGCAGAATGAAAGGCACTAGATTCAGTAGATAGTTCAGACAACATACTCCAAAGCTCGAGCGGTGCCTAGCGCTATCCTCACACGGGTGTTCCAAGAAAGGCTCTTGTTCGCCTCATCAGAGAAGTGCAACCTTTCATGTAGTGTTCCGTTTCCGATGTGCTCATATACAAGAAGCCTTTGGCCATGATCAGCGCAATAGCCCGTAAGCGACACGATGTTCGGATGCCTAAGCCGAGAAATGTTTGATACAACCTCAAGAAAATGATCCTCTTCATACAAGGAAAGGGAAGCACTgtctatcttcttcaccgcaagCACCTGTGGCCGCGCACACAGTTCAATTCTAGTGTATGATGAAGCCAAAATAAAAAGGCCTGAACATGTAAACAATGCTATGCTTGTAAAAGCACTAAAAGTAACTGTTGACTATAAGTAATTTTACCTTTCCATTGGGGAAATCAGCTCTGTAAACACGACCAAGTGAACCCTCACCGAGTAGGGTATCTTGACAGAAGCTGTTTGTAGCAACTTGGAGCGAAGCAACAGTATAAGAAGTTGCCGCACCGGGAACTTTTATCTTCTTTGCTGGAGAACTATTTACACCATACGCCCTCTCAGGAGTGCCAATAGGCCGCGGGAGCACTGAAGCTGCGACAGGAGAGTCTTGATGGATGTTGGTGTTAGAATCTACGCACACACAAAAAGAAACGAGATGGTTGTAAGGATTTGAATTACCAACCAGACAGAATCTAGTAATTTTTACCCTTTTTTTTACATCTTGAAAACAGAAAAAACAACAAAATCTGATTCACTTTACCTCAAACAGGTCTAATCCTACTGCAAGGGAACCTACAAATCCCTATGTTTACTTCAAATGGTAACGAGAAACTATCATGCGCGAAGAAATAGGAGCATACCTCTGTCTATGTTTACTGCAAGAGCACCTACAAAGTCTTTCGGTTCACTGGTACCACCATCCTTTCTTTTATGGACActgtgaaggcagaacaccagcGCGAAAAGTATACATGAAGCAGCAGCCACTGACCCAACAGCCAACCCTACAAGCAGACCTGTTTGCCGGCCTTGCTTCTTGTCACCTTCTTCGATAGGGATATCATCCTCAGGGCCATTTGGAAAAGTTGTCGGTACTTGAGGACGATCTGGCTGAGCAACCGGACTCTGAGACGGTGGCATGATAATCCGTGGTGGAGATGCAGGCATATTGATAAATGAATTCCCTCCAGCGCTATGGTTGCAATTGCACTGACCCATCAGTATCTAAAAATTATGATTTGTGTAGTAAAATAGCAATGAAATATGTTATAGTGCCTACCTCAAGTCTGGAATCGAGCTGAGTTCCCCGGGTATCAAGCCACTGAAGTTGTTGTTTGCTATATTTCTGTTTAAAGGCGCAATTATCGAACACATCAGATGAAAAAGCAGGCAAGGTATATTAGCAGTCATGTTGGCAAATGGGAAGTCACTTACAGTGTAGTAAGGCTTAGGTTGCTGAGGACACTGACTGTGCCCGATAGTTGATTATTTTGCATATAGCTGCACAATGGGATGAAAGTAAAGAATTATGGAACAACCATGAAACTGAAACACAAAAGTGAGAAGATCGAGTTTAAGACTATTTAGTACTTACAGGCTAGAAAGATTTGACAAAGAGACAAAAGAAACTGGAAGATTCCCTGACAAGTTGTTGAAAGATAAATCCCTGAAAGGATTTTAAAAAGCTTAAGATGAAGTCATGTAACAGGGAAAATGCATATGCACTGCTAACAGTTATGCAGTGACCCGCCTTAGTGCCGATGATCATCATTTCATCACACATTTCACAGGTAAAACTGGATAATTAAATTCATCTTTGGCATGCAAAAAAAGACGAAGAAAGAGAATGATATAGCTCATAGCTTCGGTTTGGGCACCCCTTTCCTTATTTAGTGAATGATGTACTCTAAAAAGGACAAAGAAAAATATATTCTCAGTAGGCCTTACAATACAGAAAGCGAATTGAGGCCCCCAAATAGTTCGCCGATTTCCTGGAACAGAGAGTTGTGACTGACATTGCTGCATGCAGATGTTATTTGTAGTTAGACTATGTCACATAAAAAATGCCACAAATTTAATTGCATATTTGCGGTAGTAAGCAACTTACAGGTAGCCAAGTGATAAGATGTTGGATATAGAGTATGGGATGTTGCCAGAAAAATTATTTCTCGCCAAATTCCTGCATCATCGCTATGAGTAAAACAGCAAGAACAAATTACTTGCAAATGGTAATGAAGATGGGCAAGGTGAGAAGCATTACAGATGGATAAGATTTGGTGGCAGCTGATACGGAATTACATCATGCAAGCTGTTGTTACTCAAGTCCCTGCAAGTACAGAAATGAAAATAATATGAACTTTAAGGAAAACATAGAGCAATGAAGATTTGTACTACTGATGTTAGCTCATACATCGTTGTCAGTGCCACTAGACTGGACAGTAGGTAGCCAAGAGTGCCATTCAATCCCATACCAGAAAGGTTGCTGCAAAATAGGGGTGGAAGCAGGGTGTATCAGTGTTGATTAACTTTGTTTCAGAGAAATTCGTATGACAACAACGGTAAAATCAGATAAAAGCAGAATGAAGGGGAAAGTAAAATTGGCACAAATATGCAGAATCTTCTGTCAGTAACATCTTGATAGTCTAGAGCAACTTTAAATTGAAAAGCACAAATACATAGAGGTTTCTCCAAAGCTTGGTACCAAAAGCTTAGCCAAACAAAACTACGTAGTCAGTTTCAGAGCAGGGTTGCATAAATCTCTGTTTTCCACAGCATGCATGCAGAAGAACGAAAAAGGAGAACTTTTTGTCCCAGAAATAAACAGAGATTTTTCTGGCCAGCGCATATGGTAAATGTTCGTACACTTTTCCGGTGTCCAAAATGCCTGCAAAGGATGCAAATGCTGACAGAATTTTCCCTGCAAGACGCTGCCATGCCAAACCTTTCATGCAACCAGAATGCAGCTACCTTTGCCCTCTTTAATTCTTCATCAGTAAACGATTTAGGACAAGAGGGAGACCCTTACATTGAGGTGATGGCGGAGCCCGAGCAGGAGACGCCCATCCAGGCTGCGCCGCAGgggtcgccgccgccggccgccgacCAGCCGACGAGCTGAGCCGGGCTGTTCCAGGAGGTGTAGAGGTCCCCAAGAGCCGCAACTGCAAGAACCCAGAGCACACCAAACATCAGACACACAACGAATGCCTACCAAGAAACCAAGACAGGGGGTGGCATTACCGCCGGCGGCGTCGGTATCGGCCCCGACCACGGGAACAagggcgaggaggaggccggcaaaagcggcggcggcggccagcgCCGCCATCCTTGGCCCTCCCTCCGGTAGGAAAACCCTCGTCGCGGCTATCTTCTCGGCTGACACGACCTGGCCGCGGTGATCACCATTCCCGACGGCACATGCCTCGCTCTTATCTATCTATCCGGGGCTAGTTAATATAGAAAGGAGTGCACGATGCCATGCTTGCTCGAGGCAGTGGGCGCGGGAGGGGATGCAGTGTGGCGTCGGCAAGGATTGGTCCCTCTCCCCCATCCGCTTCCTGTCTCTGGGTTCCCGGGTCCTTGTCTCGCTGCGGTTGTCCGCGGTGTGGGGTACCGCCGCGGCGTGCTTTTGGGCGGCTTCGTAAATGTGGGGGACGACAACGAGCTGTTGGAGGGGAAGGCGAGCTGGCGCACCGATAAAAAAATGATCATGGGTTTAGAGTTTACACACAAGGCACATCTATTATGCCACAAACTTTAAATCAAAATTCGGCCCATCTAACGGCTAGAGAGGACGAGGTGCGGGTGACATATTTCAGGGCAAATGGAAAAGTGTACAAAGCCTCTTTGgggttttttttttgagaaaaattAATCATTTGTCATGGTAGTACAAGGAACATCGGAAAAAAAAAATACAGGTCCATAGACCATCTAGCAACGACTACAAACTCTTGAGCAAGCCGAAGGCGCGCTGCCGTCATTGCCTGATCCTCCCTCATCGGAGCCGGacaaaacttgttgtagtagcCGGTCAATAAGTCATCGTGCTAAGACCCCAAATGACCAACGTAGCAGAACATCAATCCCACTGATGAAAAGAATCATAGATTAGAAGGATGCAATCTGAAGACACGTGAATTAAAACGAACGAAGATTGTATCCATGAAGATCCACGGAAGACCAACGCCAATTGAATCCCATGAGATCTGTCGGAGACACGTGCCCTTCGATGAGCTAGACGCACTATCGGGCGGGGGATAGAAGGGCAGGAGTGCATGACCTTATTTCATCTTCAGATAGCCGTCATCGCCTCGCCTTCCTGGGCATGAGACAAAACCTAATAGACCTTAAAGGAACACCTAAAAACGGAGCAAGAACTCTCTCGCGGGCAAGGGCTGAGGTCCACCGTGCTTTCATGACCCTAATGTTGGGTTACGCTAAGTGCATCGACTGcaatataaaattttccttacctaCAGATCAACCAGGAACATGTTATGGAAGTAGATCATGAATCGTTAGTGCAAGACGCGCAGTGCCGTGGAGCAGAAAGAGTTGAGACAGCGCGTCTCCGGAGTCGTCTCCTCCTCATCGATCTTCCTCGAACAGCCAGTCACCGGATCCCATGAACAGCTTCGTCGGAGCGATGCAGGTGCACCGCCTCTAATGGTATTCGTGCGTGTAGGAGGAACATCATGTGGCGAACTGCTAGGTTCGATCACACAGccagcggcgagtggaggtggCTAGTTGCAACACATACAAAGCCCTAATGATGGCGCCGAAGCGATCAACTGAATACGTGTGCCGCACCTCTACTATATATAGGCATCCGTCGTAGGCTCTACTCTTGGGCCTCGCACGAATCCTAAAGCCCAAAATTTACTCGGTCATGATCCAAGTCCAGCTCGAATCACATCCAACCAGTGTCCTTGGATCCAATCTCGCAGATTCCTtcccttaagcgtgtgaccccTTAGGTTCTCGTTCACTTGGTCGTGAGTCAGATCACACCCAGCTCGGCTAGTCGGTAGCGGCCTCTGGCAAAGCGTGCCAACTCCAAGTGTCCGATGAAGCTGGTTAGGCAAACTTGTACATCACACTTCTATTCCCTTTGCCACACAATATATGTTGCCTGGCttaaggcgagtctgtcatccttgtgctagcccggcCTCTTTCTCACTCCACTAATGACGACCAccaaccggattatctcataatccttgtcgcatggccatccTTACCTTGGTCAGATCACACGAGGgtcccagagtatatctctcctaatcggaggggcaaatctcatcttgctcgaccatgtctcacCGCATGGGTCTGGACTAGCCCGAAACCTACCATTATAACTACCCAattacggagtagcgtttggtcggcccaaagaaGGTCTGTCATCATCTCGAGTGCATGCGTCAGCTCGGGTTTTAGGGACATAGAACGTATGTTCTATTAGAGACTCACAGACGATCTATTGTTGCGTCTCATAGTCGGGTTTGCCTGACTCGGACCTTATCTGGACTCGGATCCGACTATGTCatatccgaccagatccttccgagtccatattatccagctagcatccaatgctccatggctagtgagaccgaGCAATCCatcgtgtcatatgctagtctattCGGCTACGGGTCCAcgcagccctttcgactaggaaccttttaggacagtcatcatataatgcatagtcccacaaataAGTCACATACTTGTTGATACACAGTATTGATAACGTTCAaagactatctttattcataaacataTAGAAAATATCATCGtacattattgcctctagggcatatctccaacaccTAAGGCCACCGGAGATGTCTCCGGGCAGTAGCAGCACTGGCAGGAGGCAAAAAACTTTAGTCGTGTGGgcaagaggtggaggggtatgtCTTTTCTGACACTCTTTAGAACTAAAATTTCATTTCGTTGAACTAACATGGGTCTGAGGGTACGGTTACAAATTTGCATCCCTAGACATGTTCACCTGATGCAATGGTTATGTTTGTTGAAATATATTGCTCGCATCTCTTCATCAGTTCGGACTTTTAGATTAAATGGTTGGAGCATGAATTCAATATGGTATCATAGAcaagaggtcttgagttcaagacGTGCCATGGCCGGACTGGCCCccaaagaggaggaggaggacagtGGCAGGTTTGTCAACTCCGGCTTAATCTATTTTGCGTGTTCGAGCAATACTTCCGCAACAAAGACGTCAAGGGCGCGGGCAATGGCAAGGGCAGTTGTGGATGATATTTGTCCATAGGTTATTATGTATGTCGATCATGTCAATTTTTGATAGTCTGATGGCAATGTATTGATGTAATGGCCCTGGATGATCTTTGTCCATAGCTTATTATGTATGTAGGTCATGCCAAGTTTTGATACTCCAATGACATGTATTAATGTAGTAGTCATGGATGATCGTAGATGTAGTAGGATGCATGTGGTTGTATGGGATTGGGGTTTGCTAAATGAGGTCCTGGTTATGGAATCAAAAATTTGAGATGGCGCGGACAATGACCAGACGCATCCATGAACATTGCAGGAAACTGATTAGTTATATGCAGGACGCTATAATAAACCCGGACGGACGAAGAATTAGTAAGCAGCAAAAggcctctttgattcaaaggattacAAAAGACCTCTTCCAAAAACACAGAAATGTGGAGACATGAGAATTGGGTGTTTTCAACAATTCTGTAAATAACTCTTCTCCCAAGTCTTGAAAGAAAACGACAAGCGAAACTTTTGTGTGTTATGGAAAGGGAAAAAAAGAAATTGGTTGTCATGGCATGTCGAACATACATGGAGAAAAAAAGAAGCAGAGAAAACACTTTACACCGACGAGATTATCATCGAGAGTGCAGACACAAGTGATGAGAGGGTCCTTTCAGTGTGTCCTCCCGTGGTAGGCATCTTATTAGTTGTTAACATTCGAGAGACCCATAGTCAAACACACTGGATCGCGTCCATCCAAGAACCCGTGACGTGCTACCAAACTGAATAATGTTGTGAGCACTGAGCAGAACAACAGTCTCCTAAAAAGGCAGAGCAAAAGTTGACAGGGACAGAGAAAAGAACTGTTGGACCCGGCCGGTTAACTGTGTCAGTGTGTCTGCGTGTGTAACAACAGTCCTTGGGCAACTTGCCCTCCAAAAGTCGTGCTAATCGGAATCAGATTGACAGACAGGAGAAGCTTCCAAACAGGAACGTGCTAGGAGGTTCACTGATCACCAGTAATTCAGACCTGTGAGCATGGAGGCACCCTCCCGTGACTATAACTAGGCTAAGGACTAGTCAAGCCGATCGGTCGGTCGGTCGAACGAACCAGCCTCTCCAATAATTAACCAGAGCAAGCAAAGTGACTTTATTAAGCCGGATCTTTTTATTAAGCCGGATCTGATCTCGCGGCCAATGGCCATGCATGCGACCCCCGCGCCCACCGGCACGGCGCGGCCGCGTCGCGCTCCGCCGTGTCGCGTCCCGCCGACTGGGCGGATCAATAGCGCGGATTTACAGCTGGAAATCGCGCGTCCGTTTTGTCGGCGAGCCCCCCTGATGCGCCGTGCCGTCGGTTACAGAGCGGCCGATGCAACAGGCCAATAATCATGGCCGGGTTGGACCCTGAATCCAGTGATGTGATGACTCCACCGGGTCAGATAATTAGGTGTAGACCTTTCTCATCACTCGATTGGCTCAGTTCAGATAGGAGATAGAAGTGAAAAGCAATTCTTTGCCTCCGACTTCTCAACGCAGGAATGTTGTTCCCGAACAAGAAATGATGAGCCAGCGTTGCCAGCATAGGCCAACACTTGCACAGAAAAGTGAGGTCGCCGTGACAGGAAAATGTTACGAACTGGTACCTTGTTATACCGTGTTCAGAGGCCGGGATTTTTCTTGAAACCCTGGGTCAGAAAGAGACGCTGCCTGCTAACAACTCACCCCGGTTGCTCGCAAATTGCCATCGGCGTCACCGCGTCAGGACATCGGTTCGATGAAAACAACAAAACATGAATAATGGGCATCCGTTGCAGCTACCCTTCCCTGTCCCACGCCCGTACCAAAGGGGACGTTAGACACGAACAAAAGGACTGCCAACAGACGAAACGTGATGCAGACCGGGCAGGAAGCACAAGTGCAAGCCAAGTATACTTACGCTATAGCAGGATGAATAAGACGGACGGGTACCCAGATCTCGCCGATTTTTACAAATCTTAATACCCGAGGGGCGGCTAGTGAAGTGCGGCCATGGAAGGCTCAAAGGCTAAAATCCAAGAGAGCTCAGGGACGGACAAAAGGGCAAGGAAATGTGCACGATTGGGACGGATGGATGGTGTGTTCGATGACGTGGGGTCAACAACCTGTTGAGATTAGACTCTCTGGATGATCACCGAGTTGGCAACGCCGGCTTCCTCAATGGTCTTGgtcgcgtcgtcgagcggcttaGGGGGGAACCCGACCTGCAGGGTGTAGTCGCTTGTTTCTCCTGGCCTTGTTGTGTTGATGAATGCCCGCACGTCGCTGATCGTGTGGCTTGTGTTGAAGCGCGCAACCACACGGCTGCCGTCTACAAACCTGATCTGGAGAGAGGTTGACGGCAGAGAATCATCCACTGTGATAGTCTTGGGCACGGTGGTGGTCGCAGTGCTAGAAGCAGCAGCCGCGGGGGTGATATCCGAAGGAGCAGAGTTTTCAGAAGGTGCCGCGAGAATTCTCCCCCCTCCTTGAAACGGGGCCGGGCGCTTGAGTGACTCCTGTGTTCAGGTATCGATGATTATTGCGCCGGCAACCATTTAAGAAACATATGGAGCGCACAGAAATTACATGATACTTACAGGACATTTTTCTTCTTTACGGATAAGATTTACGTTCACCTTAGACCTCCCATCAGCCGGCGCAAGCTCAGTTGGGCATTCAGACTTCATGATGCTCTAGAGAAACAGAAAAATCAAAAGATAGATAAGTGGATTACTTGCATTCAATTCAGCACAAACAGATATAACAAGCAACATGTGACAGAATAAAAGAAGAAATGCATGTTCCACACACTTTATAATATAGCCGAACAGAAAGTGTTACGAGTAAGACCAACAGATTCAATCAGGGGATAAGCAACAACAAAGGAGTTCGAACAAAATATAGCTGATAAAGCTACCTGTTTTTTTTCCCTTTGCGTACTTCATCAAGAAATCAGGATGCCTTGATATGCAGAATTATTTTACTCGGCAAGCTACTGCAATACAATGATAACTTGCTACGAAACAAGTTATTGGAC belongs to Triticum urartu cultivar G1812 chromosome 7, Tu2.1, whole genome shotgun sequence and includes:
- the LOC125521110 gene encoding protein STRUBBELIG-RECEPTOR FAMILY 8-like, which encodes MAALAAAAAFAGLLLALVPVVGADTDAAGVAALGDLYTSWNSPAQLVGWSAAGGGDPCGAAWMGVSCSGSAITSINLSGMGLNGTLGYLLSSLVALTTMDLSNNSLHDVIPYQLPPNLIHLNLARNNFSGNIPYSISNILSLGYLNVSHNSLFQEIGELFGGLNSLSVLDLSFNNLSGNLPVSFVSLSNLSSLYMQNNQLSGTVSVLSNLSLTTLNIANNNFSGLIPGELSSIPDLSAGGNSFINMPASPPRIIMPPSQSPVAQPDRPQVPTTFPNGPEDDIPIEEGDKKQGRQTGLLVGLAVGSVAAASCILFALVFCLHSVHKRKDGGTSEPKDFVGALAVNIDRDSNTNIHQDSPVAASVLPRPIGTPERAYGVNSSPAKKIKVPGAATSYTVASLQVATNSFCQDTLLGEGSLGRVYRADFPNGKVLAVKKIDSASLSLYEEDHFLEVVSNISRLRHPNIVSLTGYCADHGQRLLVYEHIGNGTLHERLHFSDEANKSLSWNTRVRIALGTARALEYLHEVCLPSVVHRNLKSSNILLDEECSPHLSDSGLAAFSPNPEREVSTEVLGSLGYSAPEFAMSGTHTVKSDVYSFGVVMLELLTGRKPLDRSRERSEQSLVGWATPQLHDIDALAKMVDPAMEGMYPAKSLSRFADIIALSVQPEPEFRPPISEVVQQLVRLMQRASMLRRQSGDDLGSSYRAPEREGGAWDAV